One window of Neptuniibacter halophilus genomic DNA carries:
- a CDS encoding retention module-containing protein, whose protein sequence is MNVIGSVVQIIGKVVAIKPDGSERLLALGDPVYADEVIKASPGASVELSMADGAVVALEGGETWLLSSETYATAESFDSSEAAADGQSIQAAITGGEPGTDAEIDAIQAAILAGADPTEVGEATAAGGAPAAGGGQGNEGSSTVNILRTAEEVDPTAGYDTIGYEETFIQPEEELVIVPEPLPVVSVSVEVSLETPTDPSDPDVPDTPTPEYPVLVSGNAVSILEGSDMESDKTVTFNLVLDKAFDQDVTVTYQLYEGTALYGEDWSDGPDPDHIYTVVIPAGTTEIPVTVYIVQDKLDEGNETLGIRILSAENATVNPASDSGTITIYDDDTTPVAQDDFNSVMEDTYNYQEEEEYPSTSGNVISGVHDDSSLTPAEQEDTDADGDSIVVVSFSDADETAAPGETITGDYGTLTLYADGSYTYVLTSNGEDAIQGLSEGETLEDVFSYVITDTYNAEQTADLTITIEGKDDGVELFGLSGEGAEEVVYENDLEEGSSPDAPSLTQDGDFSFDSPDGLATITIGGQAFTLAQLQALNGSSVTISSDYGDLELNGFSGDEFGGIISYSYTLTDNVDNDSQAGATDGGYTDSFAVELEDDDGSYTSASLDIDIVDDTPTAADDGPSGVTEDGTSMVSGNVLDNDDANADQSAVFVDWSGADNTAALDALATYGTLTLNGDGTWDYTLDNSLAATQALTSGDNLSYDIYYTMADADGDEDVAKLNITITGADDNASVDAGAGETVYEAGLPDGSANDDSDLVIDGSLSVSASDGISTVTIGGTVFTLADLQSLDGSDTVNTGQGILTIKSYSGTDFSGTITYDYALSATIDNDSAAPSAPETVDGSSYLDVVAVEVDGVGGSNGSDNLEISIVDDTPTAADDGPSGVTEDGTSMVSGNVLDNDDANADQSAVFVDWSGADNTAALDALATYGTLTLNGDGTWDYTLDNSLAATQALTSGDNLSYDIYYTMADADGDEDVAKLNITITGADDNASVDAGAGETVYEAGLPDGSANDDSDLVIDGSLSVSASDGISTVTIGGTVFTLADLQSLDGSDTVNTGQGILTIKSYSGTDFSGTITYDYALSATIDNDSAAPSAPETVDGSSYLDVVAVEVDGVGGSNGSDNLEISIVDDTPTAADDGPSGVTEDGTSMVSGNVLDNDDANADQSAVFVDWSGADNTAALDALATYGTLTLNGDGTWDYTLDNSLAATQALTSGDNLSYDIYYTMADADGDEDVAKLNITITGADDNASVDAGAGETVYEAGLPDGSANDDSDLVIDGSLSVSASDGISTVTIGGTVFTLADLQSLDGSDTVNTGQGILTIKSYSGTDFSGTITYDYALSATIDNDSAAPSAPETVDGSSYLDVVAVEVDGVGGSNGSDNLEISIVDDTPQVIDPETAFVINTTGSAGSTTGSLDIDGNIDDNVGADQLGTLSFATTNGSDSGFTSGGLTIYLYVSSDGQTLVGSTTEPDGVLDGDDSGVTDNQVFTVDLNTDGDAALSNDNYDFTLYQQVDGGLTTFSVSDAGFDFYGGNDPYSYFDDTITNDANGEQDILLTPMINGVDGGTTNTSNIAGGVGSGNSVGPTEGVRVDFVYGLTGNPAKNISDADYSNLINQDHEFDGHNMVNGASATFTGISGGIGTSDITITAFDDFDGDNVVGDSTDKDVITSVQITYNGETKTVARDTSMVTVAGILYTLDWDDDYSVTVEGVVSDTSVAVYSSDGGFSSVEYTWSGGETFKIGGFGAGVPTPGEVIEMSFDLQLVDADGDTVVMNDGIQVVLSPENHALLVSGEDGLGENIDASASLQAVTIVGSSGNNILIGSEGDDILVGLGGDDTLTGGDGLDRFKFVEEDINDGSVGMDTITDFDTSEGDILDVADLLGGITEDAATLDGYLHFELVGGDTVIHLNKDGDYTSDTNEVGKDEHTIVLQGVDLTAGETLSDAEILTNLLASNNLDTDV, encoded by the coding sequence ATGAACGTCATTGGTTCTGTAGTACAAATCATCGGGAAAGTGGTTGCGATCAAGCCTGATGGATCAGAGCGTCTTCTCGCATTAGGCGATCCGGTTTATGCGGATGAGGTGATTAAGGCATCGCCGGGGGCGAGCGTAGAGCTGTCTATGGCCGATGGCGCGGTTGTGGCACTGGAGGGTGGCGAGACCTGGCTGCTCTCTTCTGAAACCTACGCAACGGCAGAGTCTTTTGATAGCAGTGAAGCCGCCGCTGACGGTCAATCTATTCAGGCTGCGATTACCGGTGGAGAGCCGGGTACTGATGCCGAGATTGACGCCATTCAGGCTGCCATCCTGGCGGGTGCTGACCCTACTGAGGTAGGTGAAGCAACTGCTGCCGGTGGAGCCCCTGCTGCCGGGGGTGGTCAGGGTAACGAAGGTTCCTCAACGGTTAACATTCTGCGTACCGCCGAAGAGGTTGACCCGACAGCCGGCTACGACACCATTGGCTATGAAGAAACCTTTATCCAGCCGGAAGAAGAGCTGGTTATTGTGCCAGAGCCACTGCCGGTAGTGAGTGTTTCTGTTGAGGTGAGCCTGGAAACACCGACCGACCCTTCCGACCCGGATGTGCCTGATACGCCTACCCCTGAATATCCGGTACTGGTTAGCGGTAATGCGGTCAGTATTCTTGAAGGTTCCGATATGGAATCTGATAAAACAGTCACTTTTAATCTGGTTCTGGATAAAGCTTTTGATCAGGATGTGACGGTTACTTATCAACTGTATGAAGGTACTGCACTCTATGGTGAGGACTGGAGTGATGGGCCCGATCCTGACCATATCTATACCGTTGTGATTCCTGCGGGCACGACTGAAATTCCGGTAACCGTTTACATTGTGCAGGATAAGCTGGACGAGGGTAATGAAACCCTGGGTATCCGTATTCTCAGTGCAGAAAATGCCACCGTTAACCCTGCCTCCGATTCCGGCACCATTACCATCTATGACGACGATACCACACCTGTTGCACAGGACGATTTCAACAGCGTGATGGAAGACACCTACAACTACCAGGAGGAAGAGGAATACCCCTCTACTTCCGGTAATGTCATCAGCGGTGTGCATGATGACAGCAGCCTCACTCCGGCTGAACAGGAAGATACCGATGCTGATGGTGATTCAATTGTTGTGGTCTCCTTCAGTGACGCTGATGAAACCGCCGCACCGGGTGAAACCATCACCGGAGATTACGGTACTCTGACCCTCTATGCTGACGGTTCGTACACCTATGTACTTACCTCCAACGGTGAAGATGCAATTCAGGGACTGAGCGAAGGCGAAACTCTGGAAGATGTCTTCAGCTACGTCATTACCGATACCTACAACGCAGAGCAGACAGCCGATCTGACCATCACCATCGAAGGTAAGGATGACGGTGTTGAGCTGTTTGGTCTGAGCGGTGAAGGTGCCGAAGAGGTTGTTTACGAAAATGATCTGGAAGAGGGCTCCTCTCCGGATGCGCCTTCTCTGACACAGGATGGCGATTTCAGCTTCGATTCTCCGGATGGACTGGCCACAATCACCATTGGTGGTCAGGCATTTACACTGGCACAACTGCAGGCACTGAACGGCAGCAGTGTCACCATCAGCAGTGACTACGGTGATCTGGAACTGAATGGTTTCAGCGGCGATGAGTTTGGCGGCATCATCAGCTACAGCTACACCCTGACCGATAACGTCGATAACGACTCTCAGGCCGGCGCCACCGATGGCGGCTACACCGATAGCTTTGCTGTAGAACTGGAAGATGACGATGGTTCTTACACCAGCGCGAGCCTCGATATTGATATTGTCGACGACACCCCAACTGCGGCAGATGACGGCCCAAGTGGCGTGACCGAAGATGGCACCAGCATGGTCTCCGGTAACGTACTGGATAATGACGATGCGAATGCCGACCAGAGTGCAGTGTTCGTCGACTGGAGCGGTGCGGACAATACCGCCGCGCTGGATGCACTGGCAACCTACGGTACCCTGACCCTGAACGGCGATGGCACCTGGGACTACACCCTGGACAACAGTCTGGCGGCTACCCAGGCACTGACCTCCGGTGACAACCTGAGCTACGACATCTACTACACCATGGCCGATGCCGACGGTGATGAAGATGTAGCGAAACTGAACATCACCATCACCGGTGCGGATGACAACGCCAGCGTGGATGCCGGTGCCGGCGAGACCGTGTACGAAGCCGGACTGCCTGATGGCTCCGCGAACGATGACAGCGATCTGGTGATTGATGGCAGCCTGAGCGTCTCCGCGAGCGATGGCATCTCCACAGTGACCATCGGTGGCACCGTGTTTACACTGGCCGACCTGCAGAGTCTGGACGGCAGCGATACGGTGAACACCGGACAGGGTATCCTGACCATCAAGAGCTACAGCGGTACTGATTTCAGCGGCACCATCACCTACGACTACGCCCTGAGTGCGACCATCGACAACGACAGTGCAGCTCCGAGTGCACCGGAAACCGTGGACGGCAGCAGCTATCTGGATGTGGTCGCGGTCGAAGTTGACGGTGTGGGTGGCTCCAACGGCAGCGACAACCTGGAGATCAGCATTGTCGATGACACCCCAACTGCGGCAGATGACGGCCCAAGTGGCGTGACCGAAGATGGCACCAGCATGGTCTCCGGTAATGTACTGGATAATGACGATGCGAATGCCGACCAGAGTGCAGTGTTCGTCGACTGGAGCGGTGCGGACAATACCGCCGCGCTGGATGCACTGGCAACCTACGGTACCCTGACCCTGAACGGCGATGGCACCTGGGACTACACCCTGGACAACAGTCTGGCGGCTACCCAGGCACTGACCTCCGGTGACAACCTGAGCTACGACATCTACTACACCATGGCCGATGCCGACGGTGATGAAGATGTAGCGAAACTGAACATCACCATCACCGGTGCGGATGACAACGCCAGCGTGGATGCCGGTGCCGGCGAGACCGTGTACGAAGCCGGACTGCCTGATGGCTCCGCGAACGATGACAGCGATCTGGTGATTGATGGCAGCCTGAGCGTCTCCGCGAGCGATGGCATCTCCACAGTGACCATCGGTGGCACCGTGTTTACACTGGCCGACCTGCAGAGTCTGGACGGCAGCGATACGGTGAACACCGGACAGGGTATCCTGACCATCAAGAGCTACAGCGGTACTGATTTCAGCGGCACCATCACCTACGACTACGCCCTGAGTGCGACCATCGACAACGACAGTGCAGCTCCGAGTGCACCGGAAACCGTGGACGGCAGCAGCTATCTGGATGTGGTCGCGGTCGAAGTTGACGGTGTGGGTGGCTCCAACGGCAGCGACAACCTGGAGATCAGCATTGTCGATGACACCCCAACTGCGGCAGATGACGGCCCAAGTGGCGTGACCGAAGATGGCACCAGCATGGTCTCCGGTAATGTACTGGATAATGACGATGCGAATGCCGACCAGAGTGCAGTGTTCGTCGACTGGAGCGGTGCGGACAATACCGCCGCGCTGGATGCACTGGCAACCTACGGTACCCTGACCCTGAACGGCGATGGCACCTGGGACTACACCCTGGACAACAGTCTGGCGGCTACCCAGGCACTGACCTCCGGTGACAACCTGAGCTACGACATCTACTACACCATGGCCGATGCCGACGGTGATGAAGATGTAGCGAAACTGAACATCACCATCACCGGTGCGGATGACAACGCCAGCGTGGATGCCGGTGCCGGCGAGACCGTGTACGAAGCCGGACTGCCTGATGGCTCCGCGAACGATGACAGCGATCTGGTGATTGATGGCAGCCTGAGCGTCTCCGCGAGCGATGGCATCTCCACAGTGACCATCGGTGGCACCGTGTTTACACTGGCCGACCTGCAGAGTCTGGACGGCAGCGATACGGTGAACACCGGACAGGGTATCCTGACCATCAAGAGCTACAGCGGTACTGATTTCAGCGGCACCATCACCTACGACTACGCCCTGAGTGCGACCATCGACAACGACAGTGCAGCTCCGAGTGCACCGGAAACCGTGGATGGCAGCAGCTATCTGGATGTGGTCGCGGTCGAAGTGGACGGTGTGGGTGGCTCCAACGGCAGCGACAACCTGGAGATCAGCATTGTCGATGACACCCCTCAGGTTATCGATCCAGAAACCGCCTTTGTGATCAACACCACTGGTTCAGCAGGTTCCACAACGGGCTCTCTGGATATTGATGGCAATATTGATGACAACGTTGGAGCGGATCAGCTAGGCACACTGAGCTTTGCTACTACTAATGGCTCTGACAGTGGGTTTACCAGCGGGGGCCTCACTATTTACCTGTATGTTTCCAGCGATGGTCAGACGTTGGTTGGTTCAACAACTGAACCTGACGGCGTACTGGACGGGGATGATAGTGGTGTAACTGATAATCAGGTCTTCACGGTTGATCTGAATACCGATGGTGATGCTGCACTGAGTAATGATAATTACGACTTTACGCTTTATCAGCAGGTCGATGGGGGTCTGACTACGTTCAGCGTATCGGATGCCGGTTTCGACTTCTACGGTGGTAATGATCCGTATTCATACTTTGATGACACTATCACTAACGATGCCAACGGTGAACAGGATATTCTCCTGACTCCAATGATCAATGGTGTCGATGGAGGTACGACAAATACCAGTAATATTGCCGGTGGTGTTGGCAGTGGTAACAGTGTTGGCCCAACTGAGGGTGTGCGGGTCGACTTTGTGTATGGCCTGACCGGAAATCCGGCGAAAAATATTTCTGATGCGGACTACAGTAACCTGATTAACCAGGATCATGAATTTGATGGTCACAACATGGTGAACGGTGCCAGTGCGACTTTTACCGGTATCAGTGGTGGGATAGGTACTTCGGATATCACTATTACCGCGTTTGATGACTTCGATGGAGATAATGTTGTTGGTGACTCTACGGACAAGGATGTAATTACATCTGTCCAAATCACCTATAACGGAGAAACCAAAACTGTTGCCAGAGATACTTCCATGGTTACCGTCGCGGGAATACTCTACACGCTTGACTGGGATGATGATTATAGTGTCACAGTTGAGGGCGTTGTCTCTGACACGTCTGTTGCCGTGTATAGCAGTGATGGCGGGTTTTCCTCAGTAGAGTACACATGGTCCGGAGGTGAAACATTTAAAATCGGTGGCTTCGGTGCTGGTGTGCCAACACCGGGTGAAGTGATTGAGATGAGCTTTGATCTGCAACTGGTCGATGCCGATGGAGATACCGTTGTGATGAACGATGGTATCCAGGTGGTACTCAGTCCTGAAAACCATGCACTCTTGGTTTCCGGTGAGGATGGCCTTGGGGAAAATATCGATGCCAGCGCCTCTCTGCAAGCTGTCACCATTGTGGGCTCATCAGGTAATAATATCCTGATTGGCTCTGAGGGCGACGATATTCTGGTGGGCCTCGGTGGCGATGATACGTTGACAGGTGGGGATGGTTTAGACCGCTTCAAATTCGTTGAAGAGGATATCAATGACGGTAGTGTGGGAATGGATACGATTACCGACTTTGATACATCAGAAGGCGATATCCTTGATGTGGCTGACCTGCTTGGCGGTATTACCGAGGATGCGGCTACGTTGGATGGCTATCTGCACTTTGAGTTGGTAGGTGGAGATACAGTAATCCATCTTAATAAAGACGGTGATTACACTTCTGATACCAACGAAGTGGGTAAGGATGAGCATACCATTGTATTGCAGGGGGTTGATCTGACCGCAGGTGAAACTCTCAGTGACGCAGAGATCCTGACTAATCTGCTAGCGAGCAATAATCTGGATACTGATGTGTAA
- a CDS encoding SulP family inorganic anion transporter — MIQLLVSRTQSLKSDLLSGLTVALALVPEAVAFAFVAGVEPLVGLYAAFMVGLITAAIGGRPGMISGATGALAVVMVSLVAQHGVEYLFATVVLMGIFQILAGVFRLGKFIRLVPHPVMLGFVNGLAIVIFLAQMKQFQFSDADGVLQWLQGEQMMLMLGLVALTMAIIHFLPKLTRAIPSSLAAILTVSLLVIGLDLDARTVQDVLVDMTGNPAATIAGGLPEFHIPMVPLNAETLRIIVPYALILAAIGLIESLLTLTLIDEITETRGRGNKECIGQGVANVATGFFGGMGGCAMIGQSMININSGGFGRASGISAALFLLTFILVGSQWIEMIPVAALVGVMFIVVIGTFEWASLRLWGKIPRSDMLVVIAVTAVTVWQDLAIAVIVGVIISALVFAWKHASNMSFEVRDEYDTKVYKPNGPLFFASVQAFRDQFNPKMDPPEVIVDFANCRVMDHSGIEAIDSLAERYEKAGKELHLRHLSPECQGLLKKAGKLVEVNIIEDPKYKVADDSLA, encoded by the coding sequence ATGATTCAATTGCTTGTGTCGCGAACACAATCGCTGAAAAGTGATCTATTGTCGGGTCTGACCGTTGCGCTGGCGCTGGTGCCAGAGGCGGTTGCCTTTGCCTTTGTGGCCGGGGTTGAGCCGCTGGTAGGTCTCTACGCCGCCTTTATGGTTGGTTTGATTACCGCCGCAATCGGTGGGCGTCCGGGTATGATCTCCGGGGCAACCGGTGCACTGGCCGTGGTAATGGTGAGCCTGGTGGCGCAGCACGGGGTAGAATATCTGTTCGCCACTGTGGTGCTGATGGGGATCTTCCAGATTCTGGCCGGAGTGTTCCGGCTCGGTAAGTTTATCCGTCTGGTGCCCCACCCGGTTATGCTGGGCTTTGTGAATGGTCTGGCGATTGTGATCTTCCTGGCGCAGATGAAACAGTTCCAGTTCTCCGATGCTGATGGCGTGTTGCAGTGGTTGCAGGGTGAGCAGATGATGCTGATGCTGGGGCTGGTAGCGCTGACCATGGCTATTATCCACTTCCTGCCAAAGCTGACCCGGGCGATCCCATCGTCACTCGCTGCGATCCTCACAGTCAGCCTGCTGGTGATCGGTCTGGATCTGGATGCGCGTACTGTTCAGGACGTGCTGGTGGATATGACCGGTAATCCGGCTGCTACCATTGCCGGTGGTCTGCCGGAATTCCATATTCCCATGGTACCTCTGAATGCTGAAACCCTGCGGATCATTGTGCCTTACGCGCTGATTCTGGCGGCGATTGGCCTGATTGAATCCCTGCTGACTCTGACTCTGATCGATGAGATCACTGAGACCCGTGGGCGAGGCAATAAAGAGTGTATCGGTCAGGGCGTTGCAAACGTAGCGACCGGCTTCTTTGGGGGTATGGGCGGCTGCGCCATGATTGGCCAGAGCATGATTAACATCAACTCAGGCGGTTTTGGCCGGGCTTCCGGTATCTCCGCTGCGTTGTTCCTGCTGACCTTTATTCTGGTGGGTTCTCAGTGGATCGAAATGATTCCGGTTGCGGCGCTGGTCGGGGTAATGTTTATCGTGGTCATTGGCACCTTTGAGTGGGCGAGTCTGCGCCTGTGGGGCAAAATTCCACGCTCAGATATGCTGGTAGTGATTGCCGTAACTGCGGTGACCGTATGGCAGGATCTGGCGATTGCGGTGATTGTCGGTGTGATTATCTCGGCACTGGTGTTCGCCTGGAAGCATGCCAGCAACATGTCCTTTGAGGTTCGTGATGAGTACGACACTAAGGTATACAAGCCAAACGGCCCGCTGTTTTTTGCATCTGTGCAGGCATTTCGTGATCAGTTCAACCCGAAGATGGACCCGCCTGAAGTGATTGTTGATTTCGCTAACTGCCGGGTAATGGATCACTCGGGTATCGAAGCCATCGACTCTCTGGCAGAACGTTATGAAAAAGCGGGTAAAGAACTGCACCTGCGCCACCTCAGCCCGGAGTGTCAGGGTCTGTTGAAGAAAGCGGGCAAGCTGGTGGAAGTGAACATCATCGAAGATCCGAAATATAAAGTAGCGGACGACAGCCTCGCCTGA
- the dinB gene encoding DNA polymerase IV, translated as MRDNPALRDLPLAIGGSRERRGVISTCNYLAREYGIRSAMPTAQALKLCPDLTLIPGSIQKYKAVSQQIMAIFQSVTERIEPLSLDEAYLDVTGVEHCQGSATLIAEELRRRVREEVGITISAGVAPNKFLAKVASDWNKPDGLFVVLPQDVDPFVAALPVKRLSGVGEKTAEKLHTLGVETCLDLRQIPLSRLIERFGRFGQRLFELARGIDERPVKVSRERKSVSVEHTYPRDLPDLPSCLEQLPQLMESLQQRYARLDPPRQIAGAVVKIKFFDFIQTTAEYSVKQPELSHFRQLLSDAYLRGGRPVRLIGVGYRLQPASSDQPRQLSLLAGE; from the coding sequence ATGCGTGATAATCCGGCTCTGCGCGATCTGCCACTGGCTATTGGTGGCAGCCGTGAGCGCAGAGGCGTGATCTCAACCTGTAACTATCTGGCACGGGAATATGGGATTCGCTCCGCAATGCCTACCGCTCAGGCACTTAAACTCTGTCCGGATCTGACCCTGATACCCGGCAGCATACAGAAATACAAGGCGGTTTCGCAGCAGATTATGGCGATCTTCCAGAGCGTGACTGAGCGTATTGAGCCACTTTCGCTGGATGAGGCTTATCTGGATGTTACCGGTGTGGAACATTGTCAGGGCAGTGCGACCCTGATTGCCGAGGAGTTACGGCGCCGGGTTCGTGAGGAGGTAGGCATCACTATCTCGGCCGGGGTGGCACCGAATAAGTTTCTGGCTAAAGTCGCCAGCGACTGGAACAAACCCGATGGCCTGTTTGTGGTTCTGCCTCAGGATGTGGATCCGTTTGTTGCGGCACTGCCGGTTAAGCGTCTCTCCGGCGTGGGTGAGAAAACCGCAGAGAAGTTACACACCCTGGGAGTCGAGACTTGTCTGGATTTAAGGCAGATACCCCTGTCACGTCTGATTGAGCGATTCGGGCGGTTTGGTCAGCGGCTGTTTGAACTGGCCCGGGGCATTGATGAACGGCCGGTTAAAGTCAGCCGTGAGCGTAAATCGGTCAGTGTGGAGCATACCTATCCCCGCGATCTGCCCGATCTGCCCAGTTGTCTGGAGCAGTTACCGCAGTTGATGGAATCATTGCAACAGCGCTATGCACGGCTTGACCCACCACGTCAGATCGCCGGTGCCGTGGTTAAAATCAAGTTTTTTGATTTTATTCAGACCACGGCCGAATATAGTGTTAAACAACCTGAGCTGAGCCATTTCCGGCAACTGTTGAGTGATGCCTATCTGCGTGGCGGCCGCCCGGTACGTTTGATCGGCGTGGGTTACCGACTGCAGCCAGCCAGTTCTGATCAGCCCCGGCAACTCAGTTTATTGGCAGGCGAGTAA
- a CDS encoding GNAT family N-acyltransferase translates to MNTRENTLIVTEPAINVEKALVSKYPAFTDKPAPFRRSALYMLRKLVHESEINSFLDLNRDASGFEFIDRVLEYFNFGYSISNRDRDNIPSSGRVVIIANHPLGALDGLSLLKMVGEVRRDVKIIANDVLMNFDPIKNLFLPVDNLGKNTRKRDIERIVDALHQEQAVIVFPAGEVSRAGLTGIKDDKWNSGFIRFARKANAPVLPIFIGGKNSSLFYSVSYINKALSTMMLAREMFNKHSVTIPMKVGEPIPFSQIDAVPVSTTEKTKLLKKHLYRIAKDRKPLFITEKTIAHPQSRQTLKQELRESELLGETADGKKIFLFDYKPDSAVIQEVGRLREIAFRCVGEGTGDKKDLDQYDPYYRHLILWDEDELEIAGAYRLAEAWKLAENPEQPLYSSTLFRYSEQMQPYFDQGIELGRSFVQPKYWGKRSLDYLWYGIGAYLRKHPEVRYMFGPVSLSNSYPKVAKDMLIWFYRHYFGDTENLGHSFSPYHLDADAQNNLQRMFSGDNYKADFRILKEQLEFLGVSVPTLYKQYSELCEEGGVRFLDFGVDADFNYCIDGLVLVDIHHVKPKKRKRYMGEERAADTPAGD, encoded by the coding sequence ATGAACACACGTGAAAATACTCTCATCGTCACCGAGCCGGCTATTAACGTAGAGAAGGCTCTGGTCAGTAAATATCCGGCCTTTACCGATAAACCGGCGCCCTTTCGTCGTTCTGCGCTCTATATGCTGCGCAAACTGGTGCATGAAAGCGAGATTAACTCCTTTCTCGACCTGAACCGCGACGCCAGCGGCTTTGAATTTATCGATCGGGTGCTGGAATACTTCAATTTCGGCTACAGCATCAGCAACCGGGACCGGGATAACATCCCCTCCTCCGGACGGGTGGTGATCATTGCCAACCACCCTCTGGGGGCACTGGACGGCCTGTCACTGCTGAAAATGGTGGGTGAGGTCCGCCGCGATGTGAAAATCATCGCCAATGACGTGCTGATGAACTTTGATCCCATCAAAAACCTGTTTCTGCCGGTAGATAATCTGGGGAAAAACACCCGCAAACGCGATATCGAGAGAATTGTCGACGCCCTGCATCAGGAGCAGGCCGTGATTGTATTCCCTGCCGGTGAAGTTTCGCGCGCAGGACTCACCGGCATTAAAGATGACAAATGGAACAGCGGTTTCATCCGCTTTGCCCGCAAAGCCAATGCACCGGTATTACCGATCTTCATCGGCGGTAAAAACTCCTCATTGTTTTACAGCGTTTCCTACATCAACAAGGCGCTGTCCACCATGATGCTGGCGCGTGAGATGTTTAACAAACACTCCGTCACCATCCCGATGAAAGTCGGTGAACCGATTCCGTTCAGTCAGATTGATGCCGTACCGGTTTCCACCACGGAAAAAACCAAACTGCTGAAAAAGCATCTGTACCGGATCGCTAAAGACAGAAAGCCCCTGTTTATTACTGAAAAAACCATCGCCCATCCGCAAAGCCGGCAAACGCTGAAACAGGAGTTGCGTGAATCTGAGCTGCTCGGGGAAACCGCCGATGGTAAAAAAATCTTCCTGTTTGACTATAAACCGGATTCCGCGGTCATCCAGGAAGTGGGCCGCCTGCGTGAAATCGCGTTCCGCTGTGTCGGTGAAGGCACCGGGGATAAGAAAGATCTGGACCAGTATGACCCCTATTACCGTCATCTGATCCTCTGGGACGAAGATGAGCTGGAAATTGCCGGTGCTTACCGCCTGGCGGAAGCCTGGAAACTGGCTGAGAACCCGGAACAACCACTCTACAGCTCTACCCTGTTCCGCTACAGCGAACAGATGCAACCTTATTTCGATCAGGGAATCGAGCTGGGACGCAGTTTCGTTCAGCCGAAATACTGGGGCAAACGCAGCCTCGATTACCTCTGGTACGGCATCGGTGCCTACCTGCGGAAACACCCGGAGGTCCGTTACATGTTCGGGCCGGTGAGCCTGAGCAACAGCTACCCGAAAGTTGCCAAGGATATGCTGATCTGGTTTTACCGCCACTATTTTGGTGATACAGAAAACCTCGGTCACTCCTTCTCGCCTTATCATCTGGATGCCGACGCTCAGAACAATCTGCAGCGGATGTTCAGTGGCGACAACTACAAGGCAGACTTCCGTATCCTCAAAGAGCAACTGGAGTTTCTCGGCGTCAGCGTACCTACGCTATACAAACAGTACAGTGAGCTCTGCGAAGAGGGGGGTGTGCGCTTCCTTGATTTCGGGGTGGATGCCGACTTTAACTACTGTATCGACGGTCTGGTACTGGTCGATATTCATCACGTGAAGCCGAAAAAGCGCAAGCGCTATATGGGTGAAGAACGCGCTGCTGATACGCCGGCTGGAGACTGA
- a CDS encoding nucleoside deaminase, with the protein MTRHDPNALQALQLRLATYQAEYGCGEEKWALRCCELAMEALLRGDYGVGAVLLNPQGECLLEQSNRVFSRGYDSAGHAEMRLLDQFEEQCADFPSRQQLTLMVSLEPCPMCSSRILAAGIGRVCYLAADPDGGMLSRLAHLPPAWQNLGQLLQVSRFPQAHELARLAKEIAAYGSAQRRANLLGIIRPERL; encoded by the coding sequence TTGACCAGACATGATCCGAACGCGCTTCAGGCGCTGCAGTTGCGACTGGCAACTTATCAGGCCGAGTATGGCTGTGGCGAAGAAAAGTGGGCGTTGCGCTGTTGTGAACTGGCGATGGAGGCCCTGCTGCGCGGTGATTATGGCGTTGGTGCGGTGCTTCTTAATCCGCAGGGTGAGTGTTTGCTGGAGCAGAGCAATCGGGTGTTCAGCCGTGGATATGATTCGGCGGGCCATGCTGAGATGCGTTTGCTCGATCAGTTTGAAGAGCAGTGCGCCGACTTTCCCTCACGGCAACAGCTCACCCTGATGGTCTCTCTGGAACCCTGCCCGATGTGCAGCAGCAGGATTCTGGCGGCCGGTATTGGCCGGGTTTGCTATCTGGCCGCAGACCCGGACGGTGGTATGTTAAGTCGATTAGCCCATCTGCCCCCCGCCTGGCAGAATCTGGGGCAGCTTTTACAGGTGAGCCGATTTCCGCAAGCACATGAACTGGCACGGCTGGCCAAAGAGATTGCGGCTTATGGCAGTGCACAAAGAAGAGCGAACCTGCTCGGTATTATTCGCCCTGAACGCCTGTAA